Part of the Streptomyces sp. NBC_01353 genome, GCGCCAGCTGGAGAGGACGCCCGACGCGAAGGCACGCGCGCGTGGGGCGGCCTCCACTCCGCCGAGGAGCTCCAGGGCCGCGTTGTGGAAGAGCTCGGCGTCCGCTCCCTTTCGGGCGGGGTGCTGGACCACCAGGACCGCCACGTCGTCGTCGTGCTCCGCGGTGACGCCGAGCGAACGCAGCAGCCGGTCGCAGACGACCTGCGGGGTGCCGAGCGCGCCGGACAGGGCGCGCTCCAGTGCGGCGACGCCTTCGTCGATGTCCTCGCGGCGGCGTTCGACCAGACCGTCCGTATAGAGGACGGCGGTGGAGCCGGGGGGCAGGGCGATCGTGCCGGAGGTGTGCAGCCAGCCGCCGGTGCCGAGCGGGGGGCCGGTGGGGTCCTCGGCGCGGCGGACCGCGCCGTCCTCGTCCCTGACGAGGATCGGGAGGTGGCCGGCGGAGGCGTAGACGAGCTTGCCCTCGTTGGGGTCGTGGACCGCGTAGACGCAGGTGGCGATCTGGCTGGCGTCGATCTCGGCGGCGAGGCCGTCGAGCAGCTGGAGCACTTCGTGCGGGGGCAGGTCGAGCCGGGCGTAGGCGCGGACGGCGGTGCGGAGCTGTCCCATGACGGCGGCGGCGCGCACACCGCGGCCCATCACGTCTCCGATGACGAGTGCGGTGCGTCCCGCGCCGAGGGTGATGACGTCGTACCAGTCGCCGCCGACCGCCGCGTCCGTGCCGCCGGGCTGGTACGTGGCGGCGATCCGCAGGTCGTCGGGCTGCTCCAGCTCCTGCGGGAGCAGGGAGCGCTGGAGGGTGACGGCGGTCTCGCGGTGCCGGCGCTCGCTGGCGCGCAGCCGCTCGGCGGCTTCGGCGTGGTCGGTGACGTCGGCGGCGTGCACGAGGACGGCGCCGCCGTCGAAGCGCGGGGAGTCCACGGGCAGGCAGGTGACGGTGTACGAGCCGCCGTCCTGGGTCTTGCGGGACTTGACCGTCCGGGGCTTCCCGCTGCGCAGGACCTGGTCCATCAGCGGCAGCAGGCCCAGCTCGTGGGCCTCGGGGCAGACGTCGGCGACGGTGGCCCCGGCGGGGCGGGGTCCGAAGGCGGCGGCGTACGCGTCGTTCACGTAGGCGATGCGGTGCTCGGGGCCGTGCACGAGCGCGACGAGGCCGGGGAGTCGGCCGATGATCTCCCGTACGGAGAAGTCCTCCAGGGCGGGGACCTCGTCGGGGAGGAGGGGCTCAGGCTGCTGCTCGTACTCCCCGCGGGCCGCGGGCACGGAGCCCTCGGTCCCCCGCGCCGCCGTGCGGCGCTGCGTGCCGGGGAGTCGGGCGCTCCAACGGGTGAAGTTCACGGATCTGTATGCCTCGTGGTGTCGTTGGCCGTGCTGAGTCACTCTGTGCAGGTGTGAGCCCACCTATGGTCACACGTCCAGTGTGACCGACCGCACTGACATCGGTGTCAGTCGGGCTTCGGGCCGTTCTTGGGCGGCGGGGGCGAGGCGGCGAGTTCGAACTCGGCGCGCGGGTGTTCCAGCGAGCCGAGCGAGACGATCTCCCGCTTGAACAGGCCGGACAGGGTCCATTCGGCCAGGACACGGGCCTTCCGGTTGAAGGTCGGGACGCGGCTGAGATGGTAGGCGCGGTGCATGAACCAGGCCGGGTAGCCCTTGAGTTTGCGACCGTAGACGTGCGCCACCCCTTTGTGAAGGCCGAGGGAGGCGACGGAGCCCGCGTATTTGTGTGCGTACTCCTTGAGCGGCTGTCCGCGCAGGGAGGCGGCGATGTTCTCGGCGAGCACCTTGGTCTGGCGCACGGCGTGCTGCGCGTTCGGCGCGCACTCGGCGCCCGGCTCTTCCGCGGTGATGTCGGGGACGGATGCCGCGTCTCCGGCCGCCCAGGCGTGTTCGACGCCGTCGACGGTCAGTTGTGCCGTGCATGTGAGCCGGCCGCGGCCGTTGAGCGGCAGGTCGGTGGCGGCGAGGACCGGTGCGGGTTTGACGCCGGCGGTCCAGACGACCGTACGGGTCGGGAGGCGTGTGCCGTCGCTGAGGACGGCGACCCGGTCCTCGCAGGACTCGAGGCGGGTCTCCAGACGTACGTCGATGTTGCGGCCGCGCAGCTCGCGGATCGCGTACTTGCCCATCTTCTCGCCGACCTCGGG contains:
- a CDS encoding SpoIIE family protein phosphatase, producing the protein MNFTRWSARLPGTQRRTAARGTEGSVPAARGEYEQQPEPLLPDEVPALEDFSVREIIGRLPGLVALVHGPEHRIAYVNDAYAAAFGPRPAGATVADVCPEAHELGLLPLMDQVLRSGKPRTVKSRKTQDGGSYTVTCLPVDSPRFDGGAVLVHAADVTDHAEAAERLRASERRHRETAVTLQRSLLPQELEQPDDLRIAATYQPGGTDAAVGGDWYDVITLGAGRTALVIGDVMGRGVRAAAVMGQLRTAVRAYARLDLPPHEVLQLLDGLAAEIDASQIATCVYAVHDPNEGKLVYASAGHLPILVRDEDGAVRRAEDPTGPPLGTGGWLHTSGTIALPPGSTAVLYTDGLVERRREDIDEGVAALERALSGALGTPQVVCDRLLRSLGVTAEHDDDVAVLVVQHPARKGADAELFHNAALELLGGVEAAPRARAFASGVLSSWRFPVELRDLGVLATSELVANSLKHGTPPMRLRLRRTDRRLIIEVTDGDDHLPRRRRAETEDEAGRGISIIATIASSWGSRRTPGGGKAVWCEFALPD
- a CDS encoding NAD(P)/FAD-dependent oxidoreductase, with the protein product MDKPRTALRHGTVTEPVRILVVGGGYVGMYTALRLQRQLKAELRSGAAEIVVVTPEPYMTYQPFLPEAAAGSISPRHVVVPLRRVLDKCRIVIGEVHAVDHAKRTATLSTLATEEEGTGNIRLTYDELVIAPGSISRTLPVPGLADYAIGFKTVEEAIGLRNHVIEQMDIASSTRDPGLRDAALTFVFVGGGYAGVEALAELEDMARYTSRYYHNVKPEDLKWVLVEASDRILPEVGEKMGKYAIRELRGRNIDVRLETRLESCEDRVAVLSDGTRLPTRTVVWTAGVKPAPVLAATDLPLNGRGRLTCTAQLTVDGVEHAWAAGDAASVPDITAEEPGAECAPNAQHAVRQTKVLAENIAASLRGQPLKEYAHKYAGSVASLGLHKGVAHVYGRKLKGYPAWFMHRAYHLSRVPTFNRKARVLAEWTLSGLFKREIVSLGSLEHPRAEFELAASPPPPKNGPKPD